The sequence below is a genomic window from Salinispira pacifica.
AAATAATCCAAAAACCTGGTACACTCATACGGAGGAATATATGGCTACTATTACATTCAAAGGAAATCCCGTGCATACGCTGGGAGAGCTCCCGGCTCCTGGAAGCCGGCTCCCGGATTTCCGGCTCACCGATACCGATCTGAATGATATAACACTGAACGATGTGAAAGGGAAAAAACTGGTGCTGAATATTTTTCCCAGCGTTGATACGGGAGTATGCGCCGCATCTGTGCGCACCTTTAATCGTGCAGCGGGGAATCTGGATAATACCGAAGTGCTCTGCATCAGTGAGGATCTGCCCTTTGCCCATAAACGCTTCTGCGGAACCGAAGGGATTAAGGATGTGAAGAGCCTGTCTACCATGAAAAAGCGTGACTTCGGAAAAGCATACAACGCCAGTATGACCAGCGGTCCTCTTGAAGGACTTCTTTCCCGGGCGGTAATTGTTGCAGACGAAAACGGGAAGGTGGTCTATGCAGAGCAGGTACCGGAAATCGGTCAGGAGCCGGATTACAGTGCTGCGCTTGAAGCGGTGAAAAACGCATAAACTGCGCTTCGTATAAATTCCACACTCTTTGGGGCGCTCTTTACCTGCCATCCCTCTCAAGATGATGAAACTCCGCAAAAAATGATGAAAAGCGGAGGCCCAGGTCGATGTTTCTCACCAGGACCCGGGGAGGGAGCTCCAGGTGAAGGGACGCTCCGCTGAAATTCCATATCCCCCGGATGCCCGCTGACACGCAGTTCTGTGCAGCTGCTGAAGCGGCTTCCTGGGGAACCGTGAGAACTGCGATTTCCACCCCCAGTGAGGGAATGATCTCTCCCATCCTTTCCGCCTCATACAGTGGAATTCCCCGAAACTCCTCTGACCGCACATCTATATCGAAGGCTGCCTCGAAACGGATACCGTACTGCTGAAAACCCCGGTGCCCCAGCAAAGCACCGCCCAATGAACCCACTCCGATGAGTACCGCCCTGTATTCATGCTCAAATTCCAACCCCAGGATCTTCCCCAGCGCCTGTTCCAGCTCATCGCAGGGATACCCGATCCGGGTCCGGCCTTTTACTCCCGTATACTCAATATCCTTTCGAACCTGTATGGGG
It includes:
- the tpx gene encoding thiol peroxidase — encoded protein: MATITFKGNPVHTLGELPAPGSRLPDFRLTDTDLNDITLNDVKGKKLVLNIFPSVDTGVCAASVRTFNRAAGNLDNTEVLCISEDLPFAHKRFCGTEGIKDVKSLSTMKKRDFGKAYNASMTSGPLEGLLSRAVIVADENGKVVYAEQVPEIGQEPDYSAALEAVKNA
- a CDS encoding redox-sensing transcriptional repressor Rex yields the protein MSAETVIPLPSIRRFPGYYYTVTRAIMAGETHISTSDLARRANLTPIQVRKDIEYTGVKGRTRIGYPCDELEQALGKILGLEFEHEYRAVLIGVGSLGGALLGHRGFQQYGIRFEAAFDIDVRSEEFRGIPLYEAERMGEIIPSLGVEIAVLTVPQEAASAAAQNCVSAGIRGIWNFSGASLHLELPPRVLVRNIDLGLRFSSFFAEFHHLERDGR